One genomic segment of Salinigranum rubrum includes these proteins:
- a CDS encoding coiled-coil domain-containing protein, producing MQRRQVLALLTAPATGLVAGCSSGDGSETPTATATSTATGTETPTATETSTPTETETPTATETATPGGPEREGNAAIAEVEKTLNAVVATYGGADSDSLLGADASSTDFPSRRIDDALDEAEGELEVARERAVTREQERTVERLAVTIRFLDLATRIQIALNNAYFALDRARAELSREDGSAARDNLQRMANERAVAVPILERLRTETDAASVSVIDRIDTATYEAKVAQFAAEIAVMGRIRSRAETLSRAVDRLQTARQQEANNSDSAAETASDAADELESVETALRSLLDEFGDDAASLRPLTTQLAEMAATKARDAQEIAGETTSTE from the coding sequence ATGCAGCGAAGACAGGTCCTCGCTCTCCTGACCGCGCCGGCCACCGGCCTCGTGGCCGGGTGTAGTTCGGGCGATGGGTCCGAGACGCCGACCGCAACCGCGACATCGACCGCGACCGGGACCGAAACTCCGACCGCGACGGAGACGTCGACCCCGACCGAGACCGAAACCCCGACCGCGACGGAGACGGCGACGCCGGGCGGGCCGGAGCGGGAGGGGAACGCCGCGATTGCGGAGGTGGAGAAGACGCTCAACGCCGTCGTCGCGACGTACGGCGGGGCCGACAGCGACAGTCTCCTGGGGGCGGACGCGTCCTCGACGGACTTTCCGAGCCGGCGGATCGACGACGCGCTCGACGAGGCCGAGGGCGAACTGGAGGTCGCCCGCGAACGGGCGGTGACCCGAGAACAGGAGCGGACCGTCGAACGGCTCGCCGTCACCATCCGTTTCCTCGACCTGGCGACGCGGATCCAGATCGCGCTCAACAACGCGTACTTCGCGCTGGACCGTGCCCGGGCCGAGCTAAGCCGCGAGGACGGGAGTGCGGCCCGTGACAACCTCCAGCGGATGGCGAACGAGCGGGCTGTCGCCGTGCCGATTCTCGAGCGACTGCGCACCGAGACCGACGCGGCGAGCGTCAGCGTCATCGACCGGATCGACACCGCGACCTACGAGGCGAAGGTGGCGCAGTTCGCCGCCGAAATCGCGGTGATGGGACGGATCCGCTCGCGAGCGGAGACGCTGAGTCGGGCCGTCGACCGCCTGCAGACGGCGCGGCAACAGGAGGCCAACAACTCCGACAGCGCGGCGGAGACGGCCAGCGACGCCGCCGACGAACTCGAGAGCGTCGAGACGGCGCTCCGGAGCCTCCTCGACGAATTCGGCGACGACGCGGCCTCTCTACGGCCCCTCACGACACAACTCGCCGAGATGGCCGCGACGAAAGCACGGGACGCACAGGAGATTGCCGGGGAAACCACGTCGACCGAGTGA
- a CDS encoding ArsR/SmtB family transcription factor produces MEKALWYLLTATRGGENRVRLIRALSERPRNANKLAEELDVSYKTVRHHLDMLEDHAIVESGGNEYGKLYFLTDRFEQNRETFERITEHME; encoded by the coding sequence ATGGAGAAGGCGCTCTGGTATCTACTCACGGCGACGCGGGGCGGTGAGAACCGCGTCCGCCTCATCCGAGCGCTGTCGGAGCGCCCACGCAACGCGAACAAACTCGCGGAGGAGCTCGACGTGAGCTACAAGACCGTCCGCCACCACCTCGACATGCTCGAAGACCACGCAATCGTCGAGAGCGGCGGCAACGAGTACGGCAAGCTCTACTTCCTCACGGACCGGTTCGAACAGAACCGCGAGACGTTCGAGCGCATCACCGAACACATGGAGTAA